Proteins encoded in a region of the Leopardus geoffroyi isolate Oge1 chromosome E2, O.geoffroyi_Oge1_pat1.0, whole genome shotgun sequence genome:
- the SPATA2L gene encoding spermatogenesis-associated protein 2-like protein isoform X3 → MWMLGGGSGGRTTGGERSLVPDTRPPPARMGSSSLSEDYRLCLERELRRGRAGVCGDPSLRAVLWQILVEDFDLHGALQDDALALLTDGLWGRADLAPALRGLARAFELLELAAVHLYLLPWRKEFTTIKTFSGGYVHVLKGALSEDLLIQSFQKMGYVPRDNHRLTMAALPPACQLVQVALGCFALRLECEILGEVLAQLGTSVLPAEELLQARRASADVASCVAWLQQRLAREEEPPPLPPRGSPTVFQTQLDLYRDLQEDEGSEEASLYGGPSPGPDSPPPELACRPPLWGQSAKLWGARGGAWEPLGEAEVLPQAGSPPYGALKEEPEPEPDAFSFLSLRQELLSRPGDPGRSGRASPQRGYGPSPPPPGYQAHGCLAPGALPTLCCDTCRQLHAPHCATLPACRLGHALRVLLGDTQQRLWLQRAQVDTLLYDGPGARP, encoded by the exons ATGTGGATGCTGGGTGGAGGCTCTGGGGGGCGCACAACTGGCGGGGAGAGGTCTCTGGTTCCTGACACGCGACCCCCGCCCGCCAGAATGGGCAGCAGCTCGCTGTCCGAGGACTACCGCCTGTGCCTGGAGCGTGAGCTGCGGCGCGGCCGCGCGGGCGTGTGCGGGGACCCATCGCTGCGCGCGGTGCTGTGGCAGATCCTGGTTGAAGACTTCGACCTGCACGGGGCGCTGCAGGACGACGCGCTGGCGCTTCTCACCGACGGCCTGTGGGGCCGCGCCGACCTGGCCCCCGCGCTGCGCGGCCTGGCCCGCGCCTTCGAGCTGCTGGAGTTGGCCGCCGTGCACCTGTACCTGCTACCCTGGAGGAAGGAGTTCACCACCATCAAG ACCTTCTCCGGGGGCTACGTGCACGTGCTGAAAGGTGCCCTCTCGGAGGACCTCCTCATCCAGAGCTTCCAGAAGATGGGTTACGTGCCCAGGGACAACCACCGCCTGACGATGGCTGCCCTGCCACCCGCCTGCCAGCTGGTGCAGGTGGCCCTGGGCTGCTTTGCCCTGCGGCTGGAGTGTGAGATCCTGGGCGAGGTGCTGGCCCAGCTGGGGACCAGCGTGCTGCCAGCAGAGGAGCTGCTGCAGGCCCGGCGGGCCAGCGCGGACGTGGCCTCCTGCGTGGCCTGGCTGCAGCAGCGGCTGGCCCGGGAAGAGGAGCCGCCACCTCTGCCCCCCCGGGGCTCCCCAACCGTGTTCCAGACGCAGCTGGACCTATACCGGGACCTGCAGGAGGACGAGGGCTCGGAGGAGGCCAGCCTGTATGGGGGGCCCTCGCCGGGCCCcgactcccctcccccagagctgGCCTGCCGGCCTCCACTCTGGGGACAGAGCGCCAAACTgtggggggccaggggaggggcctgggagcCACTAGGGGAGGCTGAGGTGCTGCCGCAGGCCGGCAGCCCGCCGTACGGGGCCTTGAAGGAGGAGCCGGAGCCAGAGCCCGACGCCTTCTCCTTCCTGTCGCTGCGCCAAGAGCTGCTAAGCAGGCCCGGAGACCCAGGGAGGTCGGGGCGGGCCAGCCCCCAGCGTGGGTACgggcccagccccccaccccccggctacCAAGCACACGGCTGCCTGGCTCCCGGTGCCCTGCCCACCCTCTGCTGTGACACGTGCCGCCAGCTGCACGCCCCGCACTGTGCCACCCTGCCCGCCTGCCGCCTAGGTCACGCACTTCGTGTGCTGCTCGGTGACACCCAGCAGCGCCTCTGGCTGCAGCGTGCACAGGTGGACACCCTCCTCTACGATGGGCCCGGGGCCCGACCTTAG
- the SPATA2L gene encoding spermatogenesis-associated protein 2-like protein isoform X2: MGSSSLSEDYRLCLERELRRGRAGVCGDPSLRAVLWQILVEDFDLHGALQDDALALLTDGLWGRADLAPALRGLARAFELLELAAVHLYLLPWRKEFTTIKTFSGGYVHVLKGALSEDLLIQSFQKMGYVPRDNHRLTMAALPPACQLVQVALGCFALRLECEILGEVLAQLGTSVLPAEELLQARRASADVASCVAWLQQRLAREEEPPPLPPRGSPTVFQTQLDLYRDLQEDEGSEEASLYGGPSPGPDSPPPELACRPPLWGQSAKLWGARGGAWEPLGEAEVLPQAGSPPYGALKEEPEPEPDAFSFLSLRQELLSRPGDPGRSGRASPQRGYGPSPPPPGYQAHGCLAPGALPTLCCDTCRQLHAPHCATLPACRLGHALRVLLGDTQQRLWLQRAQVDTLLYDGPGARP, translated from the exons ATGGGCAGCAGCTCGCTGTCCGAGGACTACCGCCTGTGCCTGGAGCGTGAGCTGCGGCGCGGCCGCGCGGGCGTGTGCGGGGACCCATCGCTGCGCGCGGTGCTGTGGCAGATCCTGGTTGAAGACTTCGACCTGCACGGGGCGCTGCAGGACGACGCGCTGGCGCTTCTCACCGACGGCCTGTGGGGCCGCGCCGACCTGGCCCCCGCGCTGCGCGGCCTGGCCCGCGCCTTCGAGCTGCTGGAGTTGGCCGCCGTGCACCTGTACCTGCTACCCTGGAGGAAGGAGTTCACCACCATCAAG ACCTTCTCCGGGGGCTACGTGCACGTGCTGAAAGGTGCCCTCTCGGAGGACCTCCTCATCCAGAGCTTCCAGAAGATGGGTTACGTGCCCAGGGACAACCACCGCCTGACGATGGCTGCCCTGCCACCCGCCTGCCAGCTGGTGCAGGTGGCCCTGGGCTGCTTTGCCCTGCGGCTGGAGTGTGAGATCCTGGGCGAGGTGCTGGCCCAGCTGGGGACCAGCGTGCTGCCAGCAGAGGAGCTGCTGCAGGCCCGGCGGGCCAGCGCGGACGTGGCCTCCTGCGTGGCCTGGCTGCAGCAGCGGCTGGCCCGGGAAGAGGAGCCGCCACCTCTGCCCCCCCGGGGCTCCCCAACCGTGTTCCAGACGCAGCTGGACCTATACCGGGACCTGCAGGAGGACGAGGGCTCGGAGGAGGCCAGCCTGTATGGGGGGCCCTCGCCGGGCCCcgactcccctcccccagagctgGCCTGCCGGCCTCCACTCTGGGGACAGAGCGCCAAACTgtggggggccaggggaggggcctgggagcCACTAGGGGAGGCTGAGGTGCTGCCGCAGGCCGGCAGCCCGCCGTACGGGGCCTTGAAGGAGGAGCCGGAGCCAGAGCCCGACGCCTTCTCCTTCCTGTCGCTGCGCCAAGAGCTGCTAAGCAGGCCCGGAGACCCAGGGAGGTCGGGGCGGGCCAGCCCCCAGCGTGGGTACgggcccagccccccaccccccggctacCAAGCACACGGCTGCCTGGCTCCCGGTGCCCTGCCCACCCTCTGCTGTGACACGTGCCGCCAGCTGCACGCCCCGCACTGTGCCACCCTGCCCGCCTGCCGCCTAGGTCACGCACTTCGTGTGCTGCTCGGTGACACCCAGCAGCGCCTCTGGCTGCAGCGTGCACAGGTGGACACCCTCCTCTACGATGGGCCCGGGGCCCGACCTTAG
- the SPATA2L gene encoding spermatogenesis-associated protein 2-like protein isoform X1, giving the protein MGGAAGGGRAPSREVGTRRMGSSSLSEDYRLCLERELRRGRAGVCGDPSLRAVLWQILVEDFDLHGALQDDALALLTDGLWGRADLAPALRGLARAFELLELAAVHLYLLPWRKEFTTIKTFSGGYVHVLKGALSEDLLIQSFQKMGYVPRDNHRLTMAALPPACQLVQVALGCFALRLECEILGEVLAQLGTSVLPAEELLQARRASADVASCVAWLQQRLAREEEPPPLPPRGSPTVFQTQLDLYRDLQEDEGSEEASLYGGPSPGPDSPPPELACRPPLWGQSAKLWGARGGAWEPLGEAEVLPQAGSPPYGALKEEPEPEPDAFSFLSLRQELLSRPGDPGRSGRASPQRGYGPSPPPPGYQAHGCLAPGALPTLCCDTCRQLHAPHCATLPACRLGHALRVLLGDTQQRLWLQRAQVDTLLYDGPGARP; this is encoded by the exons ATGGGCGGAGCCGCAGGCGGCGGAAGAGCTCCGAGCCGAGAGGTGGGGACCCGCAG AATGGGCAGCAGCTCGCTGTCCGAGGACTACCGCCTGTGCCTGGAGCGTGAGCTGCGGCGCGGCCGCGCGGGCGTGTGCGGGGACCCATCGCTGCGCGCGGTGCTGTGGCAGATCCTGGTTGAAGACTTCGACCTGCACGGGGCGCTGCAGGACGACGCGCTGGCGCTTCTCACCGACGGCCTGTGGGGCCGCGCCGACCTGGCCCCCGCGCTGCGCGGCCTGGCCCGCGCCTTCGAGCTGCTGGAGTTGGCCGCCGTGCACCTGTACCTGCTACCCTGGAGGAAGGAGTTCACCACCATCAAG ACCTTCTCCGGGGGCTACGTGCACGTGCTGAAAGGTGCCCTCTCGGAGGACCTCCTCATCCAGAGCTTCCAGAAGATGGGTTACGTGCCCAGGGACAACCACCGCCTGACGATGGCTGCCCTGCCACCCGCCTGCCAGCTGGTGCAGGTGGCCCTGGGCTGCTTTGCCCTGCGGCTGGAGTGTGAGATCCTGGGCGAGGTGCTGGCCCAGCTGGGGACCAGCGTGCTGCCAGCAGAGGAGCTGCTGCAGGCCCGGCGGGCCAGCGCGGACGTGGCCTCCTGCGTGGCCTGGCTGCAGCAGCGGCTGGCCCGGGAAGAGGAGCCGCCACCTCTGCCCCCCCGGGGCTCCCCAACCGTGTTCCAGACGCAGCTGGACCTATACCGGGACCTGCAGGAGGACGAGGGCTCGGAGGAGGCCAGCCTGTATGGGGGGCCCTCGCCGGGCCCcgactcccctcccccagagctgGCCTGCCGGCCTCCACTCTGGGGACAGAGCGCCAAACTgtggggggccaggggaggggcctgggagcCACTAGGGGAGGCTGAGGTGCTGCCGCAGGCCGGCAGCCCGCCGTACGGGGCCTTGAAGGAGGAGCCGGAGCCAGAGCCCGACGCCTTCTCCTTCCTGTCGCTGCGCCAAGAGCTGCTAAGCAGGCCCGGAGACCCAGGGAGGTCGGGGCGGGCCAGCCCCCAGCGTGGGTACgggcccagccccccaccccccggctacCAAGCACACGGCTGCCTGGCTCCCGGTGCCCTGCCCACCCTCTGCTGTGACACGTGCCGCCAGCTGCACGCCCCGCACTGTGCCACCCTGCCCGCCTGCCGCCTAGGTCACGCACTTCGTGTGCTGCTCGGTGACACCCAGCAGCGCCTCTGGCTGCAGCGTGCACAGGTGGACACCCTCCTCTACGATGGGCCCGGGGCCCGACCTTAG